Proteins encoded together in one Erigeron canadensis isolate Cc75 unplaced genomic scaffold, C_canadensis_v1 Conyza_canadensis_unscaffolded:15, whole genome shotgun sequence window:
- the LOC122584240 gene encoding uncharacterized protein LOC122584240 isoform X3, translating into MGKNQAYKAMQRSRVGSTSGTPDDVEDGMVDGSFHSPEWHAARLASLKTSHTVTWEEYKKKQKEEEIKKGELEADKDKMMREYRAQLDAERATKLAHGRNHSKDKLTHRKDKKDKDLRKRSNKKRKVKVKPCYQSQASNLPYSVCACGVRILITCI; encoded by the exons ATGGGGAAGAATCAAGCATACAAGGCGATGCAAAGATCAAGGGTTGGGTCCACCTCTGGAACTCCCGATGATGTCGAGGACGGCATG GTGGATGGTTCATTTCATTCACCAGAGTGGCATGCAGCTCGTTTGGCTAGCCTCAAAACTTCCCATACTGTTACCTGGGAAGAGTacaaaaagaagcaaaag gaagaagaaattaaaaaggGGGAGCTAGAAGCTGATAAAGATAAAATGATGCGAGAATATCGGGCTCAGCTAGATGCAGAACGCGCAACTAAGCTTGCTCATGGAAGAAACCACTCTAAAGATAAATTGACTCATAGAAAGG ATAAGAAGGATAAAGATCTGAGAAAGCGCTCCAACAAGAAGAGAAAG GTTAAGGTGAAGCCTTGTTATCAATCTCAAGCATCTAATCTCCCTTATTCTGTATGCGCATGTGGTGTTAGGATACTCATCACATG TATCTGA
- the LOC122584240 gene encoding NKAP family protein-like isoform X1: protein MGKNQAYKAMQRSRVGSTSGTPDDVEDGMVDGSFHSPEWHAARLASLKTSHTVTWEEYKKKQKEEEIKKGELEADKDKMMREYRAQLDAERATKLAHGRNHSKDKLTHRKDKKDKDLRKRSNKKRKVKYLRKSSEPNSSGSSSESSSSDDDSRESKRSKSRSRKRKDKGTSQNPSI, encoded by the exons ATGGGGAAGAATCAAGCATACAAGGCGATGCAAAGATCAAGGGTTGGGTCCACCTCTGGAACTCCCGATGATGTCGAGGACGGCATG GTGGATGGTTCATTTCATTCACCAGAGTGGCATGCAGCTCGTTTGGCTAGCCTCAAAACTTCCCATACTGTTACCTGGGAAGAGTacaaaaagaagcaaaag gaagaagaaattaaaaaggGGGAGCTAGAAGCTGATAAAGATAAAATGATGCGAGAATATCGGGCTCAGCTAGATGCAGAACGCGCAACTAAGCTTGCTCATGGAAGAAACCACTCTAAAGATAAATTGACTCATAGAAAGG ATAAGAAGGATAAAGATCTGAGAAAGCGCTCCAACAAGAAGAGAAAG GTTAAG TATCTGAGGAAATCTTCAGAGCCTAACTCTTCGGGTTCATCATCTGAATCTTCAAGTAGCGATGATGATTCCAGAGAATCAAAAAGGTCAAAATCAAGATCTAGAAAGAGGAAAGACAAAGGCACAAGTCAAAATCCAAGTATTTGA
- the LOC122584240 gene encoding corepressor interacting with RBPJ 1-like isoform X2: MGKNQAYKAMQRSRVGSTSGTPDDVEDGMVDGSFHSPEWHAARLASLKTSHTVTWEEYKKKQKEEEIKKGELEADKDKMMREYRAQLDAERATKLAHGRNHSKDKLTHRKDKKDKDLRKRSNKKRKYLRKSSEPNSSGSSSESSSSDDDSRESKRSKSRSRKRKDKGTSQNPSI; encoded by the exons ATGGGGAAGAATCAAGCATACAAGGCGATGCAAAGATCAAGGGTTGGGTCCACCTCTGGAACTCCCGATGATGTCGAGGACGGCATG GTGGATGGTTCATTTCATTCACCAGAGTGGCATGCAGCTCGTTTGGCTAGCCTCAAAACTTCCCATACTGTTACCTGGGAAGAGTacaaaaagaagcaaaag gaagaagaaattaaaaaggGGGAGCTAGAAGCTGATAAAGATAAAATGATGCGAGAATATCGGGCTCAGCTAGATGCAGAACGCGCAACTAAGCTTGCTCATGGAAGAAACCACTCTAAAGATAAATTGACTCATAGAAAGG ATAAGAAGGATAAAGATCTGAGAAAGCGCTCCAACAAGAAGAGAAAG TATCTGAGGAAATCTTCAGAGCCTAACTCTTCGGGTTCATCATCTGAATCTTCAAGTAGCGATGATGATTCCAGAGAATCAAAAAGGTCAAAATCAAGATCTAGAAAGAGGAAAGACAAAGGCACAAGTCAAAATCCAAGTATTTGA